In a genomic window of Taeniopygia guttata chromosome 13, bTaeGut7.mat, whole genome shotgun sequence:
- the LOC115497161 gene encoding ADP-ribosylation factor-like protein 3 isoform X1: MGDVEKGSPSTPCPQGLLSVIQKLKGSPEQEQELRIVLLGLDNAGKTTLLKRLASEEVSTITPTQGFNIKSVQSHGLKLNVWDIGGQRSIRPYWKKYLGSTDLLIYVIDSADQKRFEETGQELAELTEDESLTGVPLLVFANKQDLVTAAPAAEIAEGLSLHTYRDREWQIQACSALSGEGVQVEMGAGGLCGDGRGPKGLSSHPPSLQDGMNWISSQIMNRKK, encoded by the exons ATGGGTGATGTGGAGAAG GGCTCCCCTagcaccccctgcccccaggggctgctctccGTCATCCAGAAGCTGAAGGGTTCGccggagcaggagcaggagctccGCATcgtcctgctggggctggacaACGCGGGCAAGACGACGCTGCTGAAGCGCCTGGCGTCCGAGGAGGTCAGCACCATCACCCCCACACAG GGATTCAACATCAAGAGCGTCCAGTCGCACGGTTTGAAGCTGAATGTTTGGGATATCGGGGGGCAGCGCTCCATCCGCCCCTACTGGAAGAAGTATCTGGGCAGCACAGACCTGCTG ATTTATGTCATTGACAGCGCCGACCAGAAGCGTTTTGAGGAGACAGGGCAG gagctggcagagctcacGGAGGACGAGTCCCTCACGGGGGTCCCGCTGCTGGTGTTTGCCAACAAGCAGGACCTGGTGACTGCAGCACCCGCAGCCGAAATCGCAGAAGGGCTGAGCCTCCACACCTACCGGGACCGGGAGTGGCAGATCCAGGCCTGCTCGGCCCTGTCTGGGGAAGGGGTGCAGGTAGAGATGGGGGCCGGTGGGCTCTGCGGAGATGGGAGAGGGCCCAAGGGCCTGAGCTCAcatcctccttccctccaggaTGGGATGAACTGGATTTCCAGCCAGATCATGAACAGGAAGAAGTGA
- the B4GALT7 gene encoding LOW QUALITY PROTEIN: beta-1,4-galactosyltransferase 7 (The sequence of the model RefSeq protein was modified relative to this genomic sequence to represent the inferred CDS: deleted 2 bases in 1 codon) — protein sequence MEVLAELGLGGLSLVGCREAIPGGSPRPRGRGAALTGSCRGCGAVCPRFPEEPREGGRRSDGMQGMFPAAGPAPVPPRRRKGAGPRFRGSRGSGGAASVSRPGPGPGPGGAMGPARRRDALRLRGGGSPPLLRLFPGRLSAFPLFLLALLLGCASLLWLQLSCSGEGPAPGGQHRGVPRQPCPPPAPPQPPEEPAWGPHRLALLVPFRERFEELLAFVPYMHRFLSKKRIRHRIFILNQVDHFRFNRASLINVGFLESGNDTDYIAMHDVDLLPLNEHLDYSFPEAGPFHVASPELHPLYHYKTYVGGILLLTKQHYELCNGMSNRFWGWGREDDEFYRRIKGAGLQVRRPSGITTGYETFQHLHDPAWRKRDQKRIAAQKQEQFKVDREGGLNNVRYRIESRTDLSVAGAPCTVLNILLDCDTNETPWCTFG from the exons atggaagTGCTGGCGGAGCTGGGACTGGGGGGTCTCAGCTTGGTGGGGTGCAGGGAGGCAATCCCGGGAGGATCCCCAAGGCCCCGCGGGCGCGGAGCTGCGCTCACCGGcagctgccggggctgcggcgcgGTGTGCCCGCGCTTTCCGGAGGAGCCCCGGGAAGGGGGGCGGCGGTCGGACGGGATGCAGGGGATGTTCCCCGCGGCCGGTCCCGCCCCCGTCCCGCCCCGTCGGCGGAAGGGAGCGGGGCCGCGTTTCCGGGGGagccggggcagcggcggcgccgCCAGCGTGTCccgg ccgggaccgggaccgggaccgggcgGTGCCATGGGCCCGGCCCGCCGCAGGGACGCGCTCCGGCTGCGCGGCGGAGG GTCCCCGCCGCTCCTGCGGCTCTTCCCCGGCCGCCTCTCCGCCTTCCCGCTGTTcctgctggcgctgctgctgggctgcgCTTcgctgctctggctgcagctcagctgctcgGGCGAGGGGCCGGCACCGGGCGGGCAGCACCGGGGGGTGCCCCGGCAGCCCTGCCCGCCCCCGGCGCCGCCGCAGCCCCCCGAGGAGCCGGCGTGGGGCCCGCACCGGCTGGCGCTGCTGGTGCCCTTCCGAGAGCGCTTCGAGGAGCTGCTGGCCTTCGTGCCCTACATGCACCGCTTCCTCAGCAAGAAGAGGATCCGCCACCGCATCTTCATCCTCAACCAAGTGGATCATTTCAG GTTTAACAGGGCATCCCTGATCAACGTGGGCTTCCTGGAGAGTGGCAACGACACCGACTACATCGCCATGCACGACGTGGATCTGCTGCCCCTCAACGAGCACCTGGACTACAGCTTCCCAGAGGCAGGGCCCTTCCACGTGGCATCCCCCGAGCTGCACCCGCTCTACCACTACAAGACCTACGTGGGTGGCATCCTGCTGCTCACCAAGCAGCACTATGAGCTG TGCAATGGCATGTCTAACCGCTTCTGGGGCTGGGGACGGGAGGACGATGAGTTTTATCGACGTATCAAAGGAGCTGGTCTCCAG GTTCGTCGTCCCTCTGGAATCACAACTGGATACGAGACCTTCCAGCACCTGCACGACCCAGCCTGGAGGAAGAGAGACCAGAAGCGCATCGCTGCGCAGAAGCAG GAACAGTTCAAGGTGGATCGGGAGGGAGGCCTGAACAACGTGAGGTACCGAATCGAGTCACGGACAGATCTGAGCGTGGCAGGAGCCCCTTGCACCGTCCTTAATATCTTGCTGGACTGTGACACAAACGAGACCCCCTGGTGCACGTTCGGCTGA
- the LOC115497161 gene encoding ADP-ribosylation factor-like protein 3 isoform X4: protein MGDVEKGLLSVIQKLKGSPEQEQELRIVLLGLDNAGKTTLLKRLASEEVSTITPTQGFNIKSVQSHGLKLNVWDIGGQRSIRPYWKKYLGSTDLLIYVIDSADQKRFEETGQELAELTEDESLTGVPLLVFANKQDLVTAAPAAEIAEGLSLHTYRDREWQIQACSALSGEGVQDGMNWISSQIMNRKK, encoded by the exons ATGGGTGATGTGGAGAAG gggctgctctccGTCATCCAGAAGCTGAAGGGTTCGccggagcaggagcaggagctccGCATcgtcctgctggggctggacaACGCGGGCAAGACGACGCTGCTGAAGCGCCTGGCGTCCGAGGAGGTCAGCACCATCACCCCCACACAG GGATTCAACATCAAGAGCGTCCAGTCGCACGGTTTGAAGCTGAATGTTTGGGATATCGGGGGGCAGCGCTCCATCCGCCCCTACTGGAAGAAGTATCTGGGCAGCACAGACCTGCTG ATTTATGTCATTGACAGCGCCGACCAGAAGCGTTTTGAGGAGACAGGGCAG gagctggcagagctcacGGAGGACGAGTCCCTCACGGGGGTCCCGCTGCTGGTGTTTGCCAACAAGCAGGACCTGGTGACTGCAGCACCCGCAGCCGAAATCGCAGAAGGGCTGAGCCTCCACACCTACCGGGACCGGGAGTGGCAGATCCAGGCCTGCTCGGCCCTGTCTGGGGAAGGGGTGCAG gaTGGGATGAACTGGATTTCCAGCCAGATCATGAACAGGAAGAAGTGA
- the LMAN2 gene encoding vesicular integral-membrane protein VIP36 precursor: MAAGAGGLAAAALLLALAGPRPVPAELTDGNNEHLKREHSLMKPYQGAGSAAMPLWDFTGSTMVTSQYVRLTPDERSREGSIWNRVPCFLKDWELHVHFRIHGAGKKNLHGDGLALWYTQERLTPGPVFGSKDNFHGLAIFLDTYPNDEATERVFPYISAMVNNGSLTYEHSKDGRGTELAGCSADLRNQNHDTFLAVRYSRGRLTVMTDVEDKNEWKNCIDIAGVQLPTGYFFGASAGTGDLSDNHDIISMKLFQLMVEHPLEDETVDWTKIEPRVSLLKSPKDNVDDPTGNFRSGPLTGWKVFLLLLCALLGIIVCAVVGAVVFQKRQERNKRFY; this comes from the exons ATGGCGGCGGGTGCGGGCGGGctggcggcggccgcgctgctgtTGGCCCTGGCCGGGCCGCGCCCGGTGCCCGCCGAGCTCACGGATGGCAACAACGAGCACCTGAAGCGGGAGCACTCGCTGATGAAGCCGTACCAGG GCGCGGGCTCCGCCGCGATGCCGCTGTGGGACTTCACGGGCAGCACCATGGTCACCAGCCAGTACGTGCGCCTGACGCCCGACGAGCGCAGTCGGGAGGGCTCCATCTGGAACCGAGTG ccctgcttcCTCAAGGACTGGGAGCTGCACGTCCACTTCAGGATCCACGGAGCCGGCAAGAAGAACCTGCACGGGGATGGGCTGGCGCTGTGGTACACGCAGGAACGCCTGACGCCAG GTCCTGTCTTTGGCAGCAAGGACAACTTCCATGGACTGGCTATTTTCCTTGACACCTATCCCAATGATGAGGCGACAGAG CGTGTGTTCCCCTACATCTCAGCCATGGTCAACAACGGCTCCCTGACCTACGAGCACAGCAAGGACGGGCGTGGGACGGAGCTGGCCGGGTGCTCGGCTGACCTGCGCAACCAGAACCACGACACCTTCCTGGCCGTGCGCTACTCCCGCGGCCGCCTCACG GTGATGACTGACGTGGAAGACAAGAACGAATGGAAGAACTGCATTGACATCGCAGGGGTGCAGCTGCCAACTGGGTACTTCTTCGGTGCTTCTGCTGGCACTGGAGATCTCTCTG ACAATCATGACATTATCTCGATGAAGCTGTTCCAGCTCATGGTGGAGCACCCTCTAGAAGATGAGACTGTTGACTGGACTAAGATCGAGCCACGGGTCAGCCTCCTTAAATCCCCCAAAG ACAACGTGGATGACCCGACGGGGAATTTCCGGAGCGGGCCGCTGACGGgctggaaggtgttcctgctcctgctctgtgcgCTGCTGGGCATCATTGTCTGCGCCGTGGTGGGAGCCGTGGTCTTCCAGAAACGCCAGGAACGGAACAAGCGTTTCTACTAG
- the LOC115497161 gene encoding ADP-ribosylation factor-like protein 3 isoform X2, with product MGDVEKGLLSVIQKLKGSPEQEQELRIVLLGLDNAGKTTLLKRLASEEVSTITPTQGFNIKSVQSHGLKLNVWDIGGQRSIRPYWKKYLGSTDLLIYVIDSADQKRFEETGQELAELTEDESLTGVPLLVFANKQDLVTAAPAAEIAEGLSLHTYRDREWQIQACSALSGEGVQVEMGAGGLCGDGRGPKGLSSHPPSLQDGMNWISSQIMNRKK from the exons ATGGGTGATGTGGAGAAG gggctgctctccGTCATCCAGAAGCTGAAGGGTTCGccggagcaggagcaggagctccGCATcgtcctgctggggctggacaACGCGGGCAAGACGACGCTGCTGAAGCGCCTGGCGTCCGAGGAGGTCAGCACCATCACCCCCACACAG GGATTCAACATCAAGAGCGTCCAGTCGCACGGTTTGAAGCTGAATGTTTGGGATATCGGGGGGCAGCGCTCCATCCGCCCCTACTGGAAGAAGTATCTGGGCAGCACAGACCTGCTG ATTTATGTCATTGACAGCGCCGACCAGAAGCGTTTTGAGGAGACAGGGCAG gagctggcagagctcacGGAGGACGAGTCCCTCACGGGGGTCCCGCTGCTGGTGTTTGCCAACAAGCAGGACCTGGTGACTGCAGCACCCGCAGCCGAAATCGCAGAAGGGCTGAGCCTCCACACCTACCGGGACCGGGAGTGGCAGATCCAGGCCTGCTCGGCCCTGTCTGGGGAAGGGGTGCAGGTAGAGATGGGGGCCGGTGGGCTCTGCGGAGATGGGAGAGGGCCCAAGGGCCTGAGCTCAcatcctccttccctccaggaTGGGATGAACTGGATTTCCAGCCAGATCATGAACAGGAAGAAGTGA
- the LOC115497161 gene encoding ADP-ribosylation factor-like protein 3 isoform X3: MGDVEKGSPSTPCPQGLLSVIQKLKGSPEQEQELRIVLLGLDNAGKTTLLKRLASEEVSTITPTQGFNIKSVQSHGLKLNVWDIGGQRSIRPYWKKYLGSTDLLIYVIDSADQKRFEETGQELAELTEDESLTGVPLLVFANKQDLVTAAPAAEIAEGLSLHTYRDREWQIQACSALSGEGVQDGMNWISSQIMNRKK, translated from the exons ATGGGTGATGTGGAGAAG GGCTCCCCTagcaccccctgcccccaggggctgctctccGTCATCCAGAAGCTGAAGGGTTCGccggagcaggagcaggagctccGCATcgtcctgctggggctggacaACGCGGGCAAGACGACGCTGCTGAAGCGCCTGGCGTCCGAGGAGGTCAGCACCATCACCCCCACACAG GGATTCAACATCAAGAGCGTCCAGTCGCACGGTTTGAAGCTGAATGTTTGGGATATCGGGGGGCAGCGCTCCATCCGCCCCTACTGGAAGAAGTATCTGGGCAGCACAGACCTGCTG ATTTATGTCATTGACAGCGCCGACCAGAAGCGTTTTGAGGAGACAGGGCAG gagctggcagagctcacGGAGGACGAGTCCCTCACGGGGGTCCCGCTGCTGGTGTTTGCCAACAAGCAGGACCTGGTGACTGCAGCACCCGCAGCCGAAATCGCAGAAGGGCTGAGCCTCCACACCTACCGGGACCGGGAGTGGCAGATCCAGGCCTGCTCGGCCCTGTCTGGGGAAGGGGTGCAG gaTGGGATGAACTGGATTTCCAGCCAGATCATGAACAGGAAGAAGTGA
- the RGS14 gene encoding LOW QUALITY PROTEIN: regulator of G-protein signaling 14 (The sequence of the model RefSeq protein was modified relative to this genomic sequence to represent the inferred CDS: deleted 2 bases in 2 codons): MRMQMETGTGTGTEMQRRRGGSRPGAGSGVRRGGAGGAGRAGGPAPPAAVSVPMVTLPVGAESGSVAVPEHRAGPGRASRAAGRGCCGAAGRARSAPGRPGRAEPGMQGKGKLLVVHNGRMGPAVSDGELNASRARGSNHSVNSLPGPPATCGSTQGSVVSWAESFETLLQDRVAVTYFTEFLKKEFSAENVYFWQACERFQQIPASDTQQLAQEARRIYDEFLSSHSVSPVNIDKQAWIGEDMLATPSPDMFRIQQLQIFNLMKFDSYTRFVKSPLYQACLRAESQGQPLPDLRPHSRSSSPPPDLSKKTKLKLGKSLPLGVETAGSSANRSLQRSFRKGERREPSWAEGGEGSRSAMLWRESQGSLNSSASLDLGFLSSASTAASPWTEGQQKSLGGSEAELPAKPMKYCCVYLPDGTASLASVRPGHSIRDMLAGICEKRGFSLPDIKVFLVGNEQKALVLDQECSVLADQEVKLENRISFDLEISSLNKTIRITAKSTKRIREALQPVLGKYGVSVEQARLRRQGEPATLDLEKLVSTVSAQKLVLETPADVRAMGSAEAAAAPSLLRSEEGSPTGAEPDTRWEVPSSFSRPQSSAAMNLNRRTYDLEGLVELLNRAQSCRANDQRGLLSKEDLVLPDFLQLPMRDDSACEGSHQPSAPQAGSEGSSCPQEEPALAQPSLDHKL; the protein is encoded by the exons ATGCGGATGCAGATGGAGACGggaacggggacagggacggaGATGCAGCGGCGCCGCGGCGGCTCCCGGCCCGGAGCTGGCTCCGGTGTCcgccggggcggtgccggcggcgcggggcgggcgggcggccccgctccccccgctGCGGTCTCGGTTCCCATGGTGACACTTCCTGTGGGAGCCGAAAGCGGTAGTGTGGCAGTGCCG GAgcaccgggccgggccgggccgggccagccGCGCCGCCGGCCGGGGATgctgcggggccgcgggccGCGCCCGTAgcgcgccgggccgg ccgggccgggccgagccagggatgcagggcaAGGGCAAACTGCTGGTGGTCCACAACGGGCGCATG GGCCCGGCCGTGTCGGATGGAG agTTAAATGCCTCCCGGGCCCGTGGCAGCAACCACAGTGTGAACAGCCTGCCAGGCCCACCAGCCACGTGTGGATCTACCCAGGGCTCTGTGGTCAGCTGGGCCGAGTCCTTCGAGACGCTGCTGCAGGACCGTGTGGCTGTCACCTACTTCACT GAGTTCCTCAAGAAAGAGTTCAGTGCTGAAAACGTCTACTTTTGGCAGGCGTGTGAGCGcttccagcagatcccagcCAGTGACACACAGCAG CTGGCCCAGGAGGCACGGCGGATCTACGATGAGTTCCTCTCCAGCCACTCGGTCAGTCCTGTGAACATTGACAAGCAGGCCTGGATTGGGGAGGACATGCTGGCCACCCCCTCCCCGGACATGTTTCgcatccagcagctccag ATCTTCAACTTGATGAAATTTGACAGCTACACACGTTTTGTGAAATCCCCACTCTACCAGGCCTGCCTGCGGGCAGAGAGCCAGGGCCAGCCCCTGCCTGACCTGCGGCCCCACTcccgcagcagcagcccccCTCCTGACCTCAGCAAG AAGACAAAGCTGAAGCTGGGCAAGTCGCTGCCCCTGGGCGTGGAGACAGCGGGCAGCAGTGCCAACCGCAGCCTGCAGCGCTCCTTCAGGAAGGGAGAGCGGCGGGAGCCGTCCTGGGCAG AGGGgggagaaggcagcaggagTGCCATGCTGTGGAGGGAGTCCCAGGGCTCACTCAACTCTTCAGCCAGCCTGGACCTGGGCTTCTTGTCCTCGGCCAGCACAGCCGCCAGCCCCTGGACGGAG ggCCAGCAGAAGAGCCTGGGGGGCAGcgaggcagagctgccagccaaACCCATGAAGTACTGCTGCGTGTACCTGCCCGATGGCACGGCCTCGCTGGCCTCTGTCCGGCCCGGCCATTCCATCCGGGACATGCTGGCAGGGATATGTGAGAAACGCGGCTTCAGCCTCCCCGACATCAAGGTCTTCCTGGTGGGGAATGAGCAG AAAGCGTTGGTGCTGGACCAGgagtgctctgtgctggcagacCAGGAGGTGAAGCTGGAGAACAGGATAAGCTTTGA CCTGGAAATCTCCTCCCTCAACAAGACCATCCGCATCACAGCCAAGTCGACCAAGCGCATCCGGGAAGCGCTGCAGCCCGTGCTGGGCAAGTACGGCGTGAGCGTGGAGCAGGCGCGGCTGCGCAGG CAAGGTGAGCCGGCCACGCTGGACTTGGAGAAGCTGGTCAGCACAGTGTCTGCTCAGAAACTTGTGTTGGAAACACCAGCAG ACGTGCGAGCGATGGGGAGcgctgaggctgcagctgccccctCTCTGCTCCGGAGTGAG GAGGGAAGCCCaacaggagcagagcccgacacACGATGGGAGGtgccctcctccttctccaggccACAGTCTTCAGCTGCCATGAACCTTAACCGCCGCACCTACGACCTGGAAG GGCTGGTGGAACTGCTGAaccgtgcccagagctgccgGGCCAACGACCAGCGTGGGCTGCTCTCTAAGGAGGACCTGGTCCTGCCTGActtcctccagctccccatGCGGGACGACAGTGCCTGTGAGGGGTCACATCAGCCCAGTGCCCCTCAGGCTGGCTCTgaggggagcagctgccctcAGGAAGAGCCTGCGCTGGCTCAGCCTTCGTTGGACCACAAGCTCTGA